The Mauremys reevesii isolate NIE-2019 linkage group 3, ASM1616193v1, whole genome shotgun sequence genomic sequence ACTGCAGAGGTTATTCTTGCATTGTGCTAACAAATGCATGACACTTCAGACAtgaagagcttccaatctagATACACCATTTATATGGTCCTGCTGAAAATCATTTTTTGTTAATCAGTCCATCACAAAGACCTGTAATTGCCTTATTTTTCTTGATTCCCCTAAGCAGGATAGTCTTGTTTTAATCTGTTAAATACCATTTTAACATAcctagctaatgtgatgccatttAAAGGAATGTTTGGGAAGACTTAAATTTTATTTGTATAGTTCATTCTTCCTGTATTGTGTGTTGGGGTTtgtaaacgggtcgactcacccctgcggcgcctcctgctggttgctctgcgaATTtggctcagtccagccctggagcaccctctgcaggctggtgatccacctgttcgtaggccccccgtgtccctccctggacccggtgcccttctacatggggtgctgccccctagcagtaacccctttctctctgggtctccctttctgtctcagggaacccccaccctctatccctaccttgcctcagtatttggctactgccagtcattgtctagccccacactctggggcagactgcagtatcagcctactcatcacaggcaaagttgggtttggacctgctgccttggcctacccctaggttgccccctgcaacccccagtacctgttggcccactgctaggccgcagcctggggcttcctaggccagagctccccggctcctcagccttccccagccctgctgcactcaggtatctagtttcaagccctaagcagccaggcccatctctctctaaagccagagagagactgtctggcctctggcttccctggccttttataggggccagctgtggctcagtttggggcgtggcctcacctgcagccactccctcaatcagcccagcttttagagcagcagctctcaagccctgccaggctgcttttaaaccccttaaaaaccCGGAGCAGGGATCACCCTGCTACAGGGTTAAAGAGAAAAGATATTTTAAGATGATATTGTGACTTAATtattccaattgacttcagtgggactaatgAGAGTGACTGCTCACCAGTGTGAATAAGGGAGCTGTACTCTAGCCCTTAGCTGATATGTACCTTTGTGGTCTGTGTGAGGAAAAGGCTATGTTGTTATTACTAGTAGATTATTACTGTACCAGCTGCTCCTTGATTCTGAGCTTTATCCTCTTTCAGATGTCACTTCACCAGACACAGACTGTAAATGCTTCATCTGAAAAGTTTAGTCAATTTGTAATACAAAAAATTCTCTAGTTTTCATAAGCTCTAGGGAGGTTACGGTCCCATTCTCGAAGATGTTTCACGGGCCTTTATCAAAAGATGAAGCTAGCTGCAGCTGACCTGCCTTGGTTCTATTTTGGTAACTAAGAATATAAAGGGAGTAATGTTTTTACACTCTGAAGATGGTGCTGTGTCaagaaggactttttttttttttttttaattttataagtACCTTGTAGGAGGAAAGATTGGTGATGTGCATGGTGGGGTTTTACTGCCTCTGGTGCTTTGTCATGTATTTGGTTTAATGTTTTTGTCCTAATCTCTTCAATAAATAAAATTGTGCTAGAAGCTATCTCCTGACTTTCGGTGAACTGGGTAATTTCCCTCTGGAAACAAAGAAACCACCCTAACTTGCATAATGAAAGGGGAAGAATCAATGCCACAAGAACAATCTAAAACACACCCCACTCCCGTTTGTTACAATCTTAGTGAACTTGGCAATGAAAGACTCCACCATACTCCTTTAGCAAGAGCTCTGGAATGACTTCTCAGACATGCCTTACTGTAGTTAACTGAAGTCTTGTTACCAAAAAGTGTAGGCGCGTATGATTGGGGTTATATTTATTCTCTTAATAAAATCAAATGTCTGAGTGGGAGGGAAGAGACAATGCACATGTTACTATAAGTAAAGGAAATCTTAGCCTGAGGATGGGGATTCCAAACTGATGCACCTTTTTAAGATTATTGATTTTTCTGACTTATTATTATCATAATTGTGTAACTGCAATAGTCTGGAATTCATCAGTGGGTTTAATGGTTGCCTCTATTTTCTTGCCCTACAGGACTAGAGTAAAATTGGAAAGTCTAGAAGATGCGTACATTTTACGAGGAAATGATGACTCTCTTTCTGATAAGCATGGATGCCCGGCCTATGTGAGTCCAGAGATCTTGAACACAAATGGCAGCTACTCTGGAAAGGCAGCAGATGTATGGAGTCTAGGAGTCATGCTTTACACAATGTTAGTTGGACGCTATCCTTTCCATGACATTGAGCCTAGTTCTCTCTTCAGCAAGATCCGTCGTGGGCAATTTAACATTCCAGAGACTCTTTCCCCCAAGGCAAAATGCCTTATACGTAGCATACTGCGCCGGGAGCCATCGGAACGGCTGACTTCACAGGAAATTCTGGACCATCCCTGGTTTTCTACAGATTTTAATGTCTCTAATTCAGGATATGGTGCTAAGGAAGTATCAGATCAGCTGGTGCCTGATGTCAACATGGAAGAAGATTTGGACCCATTTTTTAACTGAGCACAAAGACTGGTGTTCAGAAGGTACAATGACCTAGAGATGGTCACATGAAGGAGTCCTTCCTGACCGTGTTAAATCACATCCTGCATCAGCCTAGCTTGGTAGCAAAAGACACTTGGAGTTCCTTGGTTTGAGAAGGAATCTCCACAAGGAGCTAAAATAACAAATGTAGCATGGGGacagattttggggggagggagcctTGCTATCAGGTTAGATTgatttggagggtggggggggaggcagcatggagcaaTTGTAGCTTCTCACCTTTTGGAGCCAAGGAGACTGACTGCACATGCCAATTCCAGTGCAGCTGTATCACTCCTATTTCTGTTTCATTAAAATAGTTGCAGTTCACAACAAGTAGAGAAACTTTTTGCCTCAACACGCATCTTGGCATCGCACTGTTAAATATTTAACTTCAGCCATTATTCAGGGAAAATACAattggctaatttttttttttttaaatctgatgtCTAATAATTAACGGGATTCATTTAAGAAAAAATTAGATGCACATAGACATGAAAAGTGGGtgctaaaaaaataaacaaaagttcaGTTCATGTCTCTTGATAGCTATTTTCAACTCATATTTCTTCTAAATATACTACTTAATATTCTTGTCAGGAAATGACATTTTAATGCTTTGTTCCCTTAAGGGGAAATAACTGTCATTTAACAAGCTGTTCTGTTTTGTGTCAAATGGTTTGTTGCAGGAAGCTATTATTACTCAAACTTCCAGATGCATTACTGCTATAAtagtaaaagaagaaaagaaaacctATACTATTTTTAAAGGGTTTGAAATACTGGCTGCCATGTTTGCCATGCTGCATGTATGTGACTGTAGAGGGCAGAAAGCCCTTGCATCAGTTCTAGATTCAGAACCAACCTTTTGTTTAACTGACTGGCCCACGTGTAAATAGAGGGCTCTTTATTGAAGaaaaacatttaacatttttcttttgaattCCTCTTGAGAAGGCAACTGTTTTATTTCTTTGGTTTTGGGGGGTTTATTTTGTTATGCCCAGAATAAGAAATAAAAGGGTATTAATAAGCTGAACGTTATTATAATATGGATACTTCTCCCGAAACATACGCAGTAATATGCACCTTTTGTATTGTCAAGACTTACTCTATTTATTGAAGAAAATGTCACAGTAGTGATGTATTAAGCCAGTACTTCAATTACGGGTTGACTTGGGATGACATGTTACATGCTGTAGTTAACACATTTCTTTTCTGTTCAGGTATTTCTGTCCCTGAATAACTTTTTATTTAGCTTTTTTTCTAGATAGCTTTATTTGATTTAGACTGGCAAATGGTTTTTAATTACTGCTTTTATATTGCTGTATGATATTGAAATCTCTTGGCATAAATATTTGTGTTTCCAGTACCTCAGTTGTTCTGATATTACTGCCTGTATATGTTTTGTGAAGTGGTCATGTTTTTTGGGTAGGTACATGTGGACTCTGTAGTATGTAAATGTTACTTGAATTTGTGCTCAATTATAGTATGTGGCATGTGCGTACAGCTGCTTGGCATTTGACATATGGATGCTATTTGCCTGCCCTGCAGGGAGGTTACGGTCCCACTCTCGAAGATGTTTCACGGGCCTTTATCAAAAGATGAAGCTAGCTGCAGCTGACCTGCCTTGGTTCTATTTTGGTAACTAAGAATATAAAGGGAGTAATGTTTTTACACTCTGAAGATGGTGCTGTGTCaagaaggacttttttttttttttttttttttttaattttataagtACCTTGTAGGAGGAAAGATTGGTGATGTGCATGGTGGGGTTTTACTGCCTCTGGTGCTTTGTCATGTATTTGGTTTAATGTTTTTGTCCTAATCTCTTCAATAAATAAAATTGTGCATATTTAACTAAACCACAGTTGTGAAGGATTTTTTTATATGTTCCACACTTCTGCAGCAATCTTGCCCATTTCTCATCATTTAGCGTATATCATCTCCAAACTGCTGCTAAGTGCTCATTAAACCTGTAAAGACAGGCCTCAAATAGCTTATCAAAGAACCCTTAAGTCTTCAGACCTAAATGTCACAGTTTTACTTCTGCGAATGAAATTAGTTTTCTTGAGGCCTGTTAGGATGTCAGGATAAGACAGTTTCCTCTTGGTGCACCTGAATAGTGTCCATTAAGGAGAGTTATGCTTCTCCAGTGAGACAATGTAACTTCTTTGCAGGATGAATGTGCTGTCTTGCTCCTCAAGTCCAGAGGAAATACCGATAATTCCCAAAGTCCAACATGTCATGGTACCCCTAAATTCCATACCACAGGAGCTAAAGCCATGGCTGAGGGAAGCACTGTCTTTGTTTTGCACTTGAGTCTcatacccttactcatgttgattAGTACTTTACTCCTCAAATGCTTCAGTTGTTCTCAGTGGAAGGTGCATTTCAGGGTGTACGAGTAAGGGTGTTGGAATCTGAgcttttatgtaaaaaaaaatagtgcaGGGTTCTGAAAAAAGCATTCTGTTCTGGGGTGAAGAGCCACTGCTAGACCACAATTCACGCTTAGAGTAATGCTTCAAAATAATGGTACATTCTGTGAAAATCCACTCCTTGGTACATATTACAGCCATTAATACCATGTTGGCTAATTCTGTACCACGCTGGTTCATCCTAGTTTATTTATATGCTGGGTGGTTGTTGTTTGAGAAATACAAATTGATCTTCGCAATGCCATCCTACAATGTCATTAATATGTGGAAACTCTTGGAGAAATTAGCTTTTAAATGATTTGTGTGTCTGCAGCCAGAGTTTAAATTACTTGAAACTCTTTCAAATCAAACTCCTACAATAAATGTGCTTTATAGGAAAAAGCAGATTGTGATCCTGCACAGAAAAGGAGATTTGGGAGAGGGAGgtgtctcttcccttccccttcttcccacccaaAACTCCCATAAACACCCACCAATCTACCCCGAAACTTATGCAAACAGCTTCTGTTCTGTTTGGGTGGAAATAGTTGGATTTAA encodes the following:
- the TRIB2 gene encoding tribbles homolog 2 isoform X2, translating into MHSFVRTCKKLKEEEAAKLFYQIASAVAHCHDGGLVLRDLKLRKFIFKDEERTRVKLESLEDAYILRGNDDSLSDKHGCPAYVSPEILNTNGSYSGKAADVWSLGVMLYTMLVGRYPFHDIEPSSLFSKIRRGQFNIPETLSPKAKCLIRSILRREPSERLTSQEILDHPWFSTDFNVSNSGYGAKEVSDQLVPDVNMEEDLDPFFN